From the Lathyrus oleraceus cultivar Zhongwan6 chromosome 3, CAAS_Psat_ZW6_1.0, whole genome shotgun sequence genome, the window AGGAAAAAATGTTTTCTATTGGTTTCAGAATCATAAGGCTAGGGATAGACAGAAACTTAGAAGGAAACTCAACAAACAACTGCAGCtacagcaacaacagcaacagcacCAGCAACATCAACAACTTCATCATTGTCAACTCAATCATGATAATATCATGATTAGTAACCATTTTGTTGGTGGTACTTTTGGTTACCCTTTTGGATCTTCTACTCAAGACTTTTCCTTTTTTAACTCACCTAGCTTGCTTTTTGAGGTAAAATCTTCTTTTTCATTCATGCATGTATAGAATGATTTCTCAATTCTGATGtttcctttttcttcttctttcttttcgaGGTACGCAATTTTGATCGCATCGCCTCGAAAAAAAGTTTGCAGTTTAACCGCAACAGCAATTTAAAACCATGACTTAAATTTTTAAATTATCATCTTGGGTTGTGGTCTACAAACTATGGTTTAAAATAAGTGATATATGCCACTTGCCATTAATTCATAAGGATTCAATTATGATTCTTTTTCTATTTTGTAGGGATCATATGCTGCAAACACATCACAAGGGCCAACCAACAGCAAATGGAATGGCTATAACAACCAACAAAATTTGGTGGAGAAGAAAGAGATTGCATTCAACAACTATGGTTGGAATAGCCTTATGGATAATGTTAATCATGAACCACCTTCATGTTGCACCAAACCTCTCAAGACTCTTGATCTCTTTCCACTCACAACAACAAGAATCAAAGAAGATTAGTCAAAACTCTATGTGACATTATTAACCTATAATACTTTAGAATATTAATTAACCATGCTTGAAAGTTATCATCTATATACCAAGAGTACCTAGTGTTGCACGTAGGATCTTTGGTTGCTTTGCAGCATGTGATAGAATAGAATGATAGAAATGCAATACTTTTTGGTGTAAATCCTAAGGGTACTTGATGTGTGTCCTAGAATTATATACCAAGATTATTCTATCCTAGTGTTTGCACGATGTCATTAAAGACGAGTTTTATTATTTTCTGTTgttatttcaatttttttagtGATAAGGTTAATGCTGAATGTGTATGGAAAGTGTAAAACAGAAAACTTGTTGTATTGATACTATAATGGTCCCATTCTGATATATCTTTAAAGTCTATTTATTGCGTGATGGTTGTCCTTTATTCATCAATCTCGATTTTCTCTCATGCAAAAAAATAAGGATTTTGTGGACATGTGGAAAAGCACTTTTTGTTAAACTTAAAAAACCTTTTTTTTTTGAGGGAATGAACAGAAAACAGACAATGTAGATGTAGATGCATGGTTTCAGAAGGTAACACTTGTAGTTGGTGATGGATTTGGTTAATATGATAAATAGTCATGGCGAAGGAATTGGCACTAATGCAAATCGGGATTTTACTACTGAATTTATTTATAtgtatttttaaaataatttaacATTTTTTTATTTGTTAGAATTTTAATCTAAGTAAAGTGTTTTATAATTTGTTAGAATTTTAATCTATTAAGTGTTTTTTAAAGTAAACTTTTTACATTGGTTATAATTGTAATCAATGTAGAATTTGTTTTCTACAGCGGttaaaattatgaaaaaataaaaaaaattgtgtaTCAAAAGTGTATACTTAATTTCTTTTTGTAAGAATGCAACACTTAATTTCTTTTTGTAAGAATGCTTTGAGATTTCAAGGACAAATGTTCAAATATCCATGAAAATATATGGTTTTGAAATCTTAGGAAAGAATATTAGTAAGGAAGAAAATAATTCTAAAATTGTCTCTTGTATCAAATGAGTAAGAGATATGTAAAAGAAATAGAATTGAGTTTGGTTTTGAAAAGAAACAAGGAGATGAAGTCCTCTCTAGTTTACTCCTTTTTGTTTTGTAAAAGAGGTAAGTCATTTATTAGAGAATAAATTCAGAAACAAAAAAGAGATATCACAAGGCTCATTAGTTAAATGTATCAAGTCGCAGTTAAAGACATCATACTTTGTTGAATCAAGAAAAGGAATTTGAAATCATGAAGTTCTGTTCTTGATCTTAAATATGTGAAAACTTGAAGTCTTGAAGTTGTGATCTCAAAAATCTGAAGTGTGAAAGGTCGTTTATTATGTGTTTAACGCCTTAGTTTTGATCAACTTATTGTAAACGAACAAGAGTAAGTATAGAAGTACTAAGGTAATGTACAcacataaaaaaatattttcaaacctCTTTTCTAATCTGGACAAACACTTAATTGATTAGAAGTTTGTTTGATGAAACTTCTAATCGATTAAATCAAAGTGTAATGCCTCCTAATCGATTAAGGGAATGATAATCGATTAAGTGACATAGGAAATCAAACTTTTCTATTTTAGGTTCATTAATCGATTAACACATgcttttaatcaattaaattatTGAAAAGGTTCTTAGATTGTTTCCTTTCTGAGTCAGATTTTTTCTATAGAAAGAAGGTTTCTCCTTATTTCAAAACACACAAGTTTCTGAATAagaattttttactattttttctTTCTCTCATTCTTTTACAAAGTTCTTTTTCACTAGAGTTTTCTTAGTTCCAAGAGAGAGAAAAGTTATATTTGAGAGTCATGGTGCAATAATGATGTTGTGCTAAAAGTGTTTATTCAAGAGCGTAGTTCTCTTATGATCTCTTTGTAATAAGATTTGAAGGTTGCAAACTAAACCTAAATAAAGCTTCAGTGAAGGTTAATCAACTGAACCCGTGTAAAAGCTTTAATTAAGGTTATTTAGTTGAGTCAGTGTAAAATCTTTATTTTAGGTTATTGAACTAAGCTTGCTTAAAagctttgtttgtttgttgaaGGTTCTTGGGTTGATCCTATGCAAAATCTCAAGGTGTTTTGTAAGGTTCTTTGACCTGATCCTATGAAATGCTTAAGTTTGTTTTGGTGGGAATAAGGGGAAACTCTTGTGGACTGGAGTAGGCCATGTGCTTTAGGCCAAACCAGGATATTTTTCAAGTGTGATCTCTCTATCCCTTATCTAATTTACTTTATGTTGTTTATTTTGATTCTACAACTTATTTATCTCTCTCTTCTCTTCTCTATTATTTCACTTCTTTATCTTTTCTAATATataaatatttacaaaatcaAAGTTTTTTATAAATTGATGTTTTGGAGTTTTAAATATCACAATTCACCCCTTCTTATGTTTGGAGTCACTTGTTCAACACGTGTTTGCCCTACAATACCTATCTATTGATCAAAACAATCCTTATAAATCTTGTTATCTCATTAGACTTGCTTGTGAATCTTGTCATCTCATGGGGATTCCACCAAATTAGGTTTCCTTGTACCCAAAGGTACCACACATCTAACATCCAATATCCATGATTTTACTACACTAGATACTTCATGTCTAGGTTTTCCCTGAGATAATTATGATTACCAAGTATTCATGATTTTGCTACATTAGATATAAACTTATCAAGGTTTAATATGCAACACTCAATATTTATCGTAATAAGGTAAAATGACAATACTAATTAATGTAAGACATGTGTTAATGATGTATAGCTTATTATAAGATTATGAAAGAATATTTAACGAAACTAAGACCCAATCAGTATATACATGGGTAGTGTACAATTGGTGGTCATAGTGAAGGGACTGTAATATCCCAAACTAATTAAAACTAACTAATTTTTCATAAGCCTCTATTAATCATTATGTAGGTAAAATTTGCAAAAGCAAACTTTAGGAACAAACTTACAAAAGTGGCTTCACGATACATCTAGGATTTGTTGGAACAAAAAAGATTGATACTATAtcccttgggttttgatgataacaaagtatttaaagaacaattgggtaGTCTAACATTTATTCAAGTATATAGATTTATATGATTAAGAACATATAAAGAGAAGCTTGAGGAATCTACATCTGAAGATCAGACTCTGGCTCTGAAGATTACTTCTGAAGACTCTGGTTCTAATGGAAGATCCAGACTCTAAAGAAGTCAACTTTAAGGAAAGTCAGTCTCTGGTAATCCAGACTCTGAAGTTTCAGAAGCCAAGAAGTGAACTCTGAAGTGACTAGCCTCTGAAGAGTGAAGTATGAAGGAAGTCAACCTCTGAAGCATAGTCTCTTCAATCGAGGCAACTCTGACAAACTCAAAGACCTTTTGATCATGTGAAGACTTAAGGGAAAATATCTCATTTGATGTATGAGCTTAAATAGATAATTCCTCTTACAGAAAGTTATTTTCTTGATGTGTCTAATCAAATACAAAGATTATCCAACCTTTTAGAAAAAGTATTCAACGTCTATTTTCTCCCTCTCTGTATAAGGAGCGGAAGAACAGAAGAAGAAGATTACCAAGCTACAATACAACACACTACTATAGACTCTGAACCTTGACAATAAAAGAGAAGTCACTCTGTCAAATTTACTAGACTTAGAACATCTTAACATTGTGTATATTTTAGAAGTTATGAAGTCTTAGAGTCTTTGTAAGTTATATTTTGTctacacctctgattgtatatcaagtgtagCATTTACCCAAATCAGTTAACAATTTGTTATAGAGTCAAAAATCTATTACTTTAGTTATTGAGAATTTGAAGTCTCTTAGTTGTAAGTTTGATAAAAAGAAGTATTTAGCTTGTGTGCTAGAGCAAGGAAGTCTTGAGCTTTTGTGCTTGAGCAAGAAAGTCTCAGAATATTAGTAAGGAAGAAAATAATTGTGTATCAAAAGTGTATACTTAATTTCTTTTTGTAAGAATGCTTTGAAATTTCAAGGACAGATGTTCAAATATCCCTGAAAATATATGGTTTTGAAATCTTAGGAAAGAATATTAGTAAGGAAGAAAATAATTCTAAAATTGTCTCTTGTATCAAATGAGTAAGAGATATGTAAAAGAAATAGAATTGAGTTTGGTTTTGAAAAGAATCAAGGAGATGAAGTCCTCTCTAATTTACTCCTTTTTGTTTTGTAAAAGAGATAAGTCATTTATTAGAGAATAAATTCAGAAAATTATGGTTATTCCTCTGAACAAAAAAGAGATATCACAAGGCTCATTAGTTAAATGTATCAAGTCGTGGTTAAAGACATCATACTTTGTTGAATCAAGAAAAAGAATTTGAAATCACGAAGTTCTGTTCTTGATCTTAAATATGTGAAAACTTGAAGTCTTGAAGTTGTGATCTCAAAAATCTGAAGTGTGAAAGGTCGTCTATTATGTGTTTAACGTCTTAGTTTTGATCAACTTATTGTAAACGAACAAGAGTAAGTATAGAAGTACTAAGGTAATGTACgcacaatttttttttcaaaccTCTTCTCTAATATGGACAAACACTTAATTGATTAAAAGTTTGTTTGATGAAACTTCTAATCGATTAAATCAAAGTGTAATGCCTCCTAATCGATTAAGGGAATGATAATCGATTAAGTGACATAGGAAATCAAACTTTCCTATTTTAGATTGATTAATCGATTAACACAtgtttttaatcaattaaattatTGAAAAGGTTCTTAGATTGTTTCCTTTCCGAGTCAGATTTTTTCTATATAAAGGAGGTTTCTCCTTATTTCAAAACACACAAGTTTCTGAATAAGAACTTTTTACTATTCTTTCTTTCTCTCATTCTTTTATAAATTTCTTTTTCACTAGAGTTTTCTTAGTTCCAAGAGAGTGAAAAGTTATATTTAAGAGTCATGGTGCAATAATGATGTTGTGCTAAAAGTGTTTATTCAAGAGCGTAGTTCTCTTATGATCTCTTTGTAATAAGATTTGAAGGTTGCAAACTAAACCTAAATAAAGCTTCAGTGAAGGTTAATCAACTGAACCCGTGTAAACTCTTTAATTAAGGTTATTTAGTTGAGTTAGTGTAAAATCTTTATTTTAGATTATTGAACTAAGCTTGTTTAAAagctttgtttgtttgttgaaGGTTCTTGGGTTGATCCTATGCAAAATCTCAAGGTGTTTTGTAAGGTTCTTTGAACTGATCCTATGAAATACTTAAGTTTGTTTTGGTGGAAATAAGGGGAAACTCTTGTCGACTGGAGTAGACCATGTGCTTTAGGCCAAACCAGGATATTTTTCAAGTGTGATCTCTCTATCCCTTATCTAATTTACTTTATGTTGTTTATTTTTATTCTACAACTTATTTATTTCTCTCTTCTCTTCTCTATTATTTCACTTCTTTATCTCTTCTAATATataaatatttacaaaatcaAAGTTTTTTATAAATTGATATTTTGGAGTTTTGAATATCACAATTCACCCCCTCTTGTGTTTGGAGTCACTTGTTCAACACGTGTTTGCCCTACAATACCTATCTATTGATCAAAACAATCCTTATAAATCTTGTTATCTCATTAGACTTGCTTGTGAATCTTGTCATCTCATGGGGGTTCCACCAAATTAGGTTTCCTTGTACCAAAAGGTACCACACATCTAACATCCAATATCCATGATTTTACTACACTAGATAATTCATGTCCAGGTTTTCCCTGAGATAATTATGACTACCGAGTATTCATGATTTTGCTATATTAGATATAAACTTATCAAGGTTTAATGTGCAATACTCAACATTTATCGTAATAAGGTAAAATGACAATACTAATTAATGTAAGACATGTGTTAATGATGTATAGATTATTATAAGATTATGAAAGAATATTTAACGAAACTAAGACCCAATCAGTATATACATGGGTAGTGTACAATTGGTGGTCATAGTGAAGGGATTGTAATATCCCAAACTAATTATAACTAATTAATTTTTCATAAGCCTCTATTAATCATTATGTAGGTAAAATTTGCAAAAGCAAACTTTAGGAACAAATTTACAAAAGTGGCTTCACGATACATCTAGGATTTGTTGGAACAAAAAAGGTTGATATTATATtctttgggttttgatgataacaaagtatttaaagaacaattggaTAGTCTAACATTTATTCAAGTATACATAATTATATGATTAAGATCATATAAAGAGAAGCTTGAGGAATCTGCATCTGAAGATCAAACTCTGACTCTGAAGATTACTTCTGACGACTCTAGTTCTAATGGAAGATCCAAATTCTAAAGAAGTCAACTCTAAGGAAAGTCAGTCTCTGGTAATCTAGACTCTGAAGTTTCATAAGCCAAGAAGTGAACTCTGAAGTGACCAGCCTCTGAAGAGTGAAGTATGAAGGAAGTCAACCTCTGAAGCATAGTATCTTCAATCGAGGCAACTCTGACAAACTCAAAGACCTTTTGATCACGTGAAGACTTAAGGGAAAATATCTCATTTGATGTATGAGCTTCAACAGATAATTCCTCTTACAGAAAGTTATTTTCTTGATGTGTCTAATCAAGTACAAAGGTTATCCAACCTTTTGGAAAAAGTATTCAACGTCTCTTTTCTCCCTCTCTATATAAGGAGAAGAAGAACAGAAGAAGAGGATTACCAAGCTACAATAAAACACACTACTATAGACTCCGAACCTTGACAATAAAAGAGAAATCACTCTGTCAAATTTACTAGACTTAGAATATCTTAACATTGTGTGTATTTTAGAAGTAATGAAGTCTTAGAGTCTTTGTAAGTTATATTTTGTctacacctctgattgtatatcaagtgtagCATTTACCCATATCATTTAACAATTTGTTATAGAGTCAAAAATCTATTGCTTCAGTTCTTGAGAATTTGAAGTCTCTTAGTTGTAAGTTTGATAAAAAGAAGTATTTAGCTTGTGTGCTAGAGCAAGGAAGTCTTGAGCTTTTGTGCTTGAGCAAGAAAGTCTGAGACATGTGTGTTTGAGCAAGGAAAACTTATACTTGTGTGTATAAGCAAATAAGTCTCTTGCTTGTTTGATTAGGCATTTGTAATCAGTTTGGTTGTAGTATAAATCCCTTGGAAGTACAAGGGAAATGGATTGCTCTCAAGTTGTAAGAGGAACTAGGATAACTGCTTGTGTCTCTTGTTTTACTTTACTTGCTTCTGAACTATACTCTGTTGCTATCATTTGTTTAGCTCTGAGTCATATTTTGTTGTAGAATCTGATAAAGATATTCAAGAGTTCAAACTTTGAGTGACTCTGATTCAGACTCTGAACTGAGTGTTCAGAATCTGATTAAGATCAATCAAAAGTAAACAAATAAAAAGTTTGAGAAAATacaacacaattcaaccccccttcttttatttttatcaccttcagttggtatcagagcaaggTATGTGCTAAACATATAACCATGGTGCAAAAAAGACCCTAATTAAAATACATATTCTTTCATGGATGTTAAATCTGGAGTTGGTTTTAGTGGGGACACTCCCTGTCCTGTTGGTGTTGTTAATCATGATTACAATACTTTGAGAGAAACAATTATACATCTAGACCTCCTACTTTAAGTGGAGATTCCACTGAGTTTGAATGGTGGAAAAGCAAGATGTATACTCATATAATAGGTCTTAATGATGAGTTATGGGATATCTAGGAAGATGGAATTGACATTCAAGTCAATGGTGTTGGAATGGTGTCCTACATAAAATCTCTCACACCTTCTCAGAAAAAGATTTATAGAAAACACCATAGAGTTAGAGGCATCCTGGTTGATGCTCTACCTCATTTCAAGTATACCAAAATTATTGATAAATTTATTGTTCAGACCGTTTTCAAATCCTTATGTACTACTTATAAAGGAAATCAACAAGTTTGGGAAGCCAAGGCTAACCTTCTAGTTCAGTAGTATGAG encodes:
- the LOC127129247 gene encoding WUSCHEL-related homeobox 3 — protein: MSPPGSSRWSPTTEQLMILEELYRSGIRTPSASQIQQITTHLSFYGRIEGKNVFYWFQNHKARDRQKLRRKLNKQLQLQQQQQQHQQHQQLHHCQLNHDNIMISNHFVGGTFGYPFGSSTQDFSFFNSPSLLFEGSYAANTSQGPTNSKWNGYNNQQNLVEKKEIAFNNYGWNSLMDNVNHEPPSCCTKPLKTLDLFPLTTTRIKED